A genomic segment from Pristiophorus japonicus isolate sPriJap1 chromosome 16, sPriJap1.hap1, whole genome shotgun sequence encodes:
- the LOC139226238 gene encoding E3 ubiquitin ligase RNF157-like: MSMAASVWVSPIVSVSASVSVLAGVGECVGVGEFVGITECVVEDVASVSKLVGVGKCAGECVDGSKCLNADGYCSVKPLKQKQVVDGVSYLLQEIYGIENKYNSQESKVADDELSDNSAECVVCLSDVRDTLILPCRHLCLCNACADTLRYQANNCPICRLPFRALLQIRAMRKKLNPLTPSGYTPVIASQVSECDDHSSSDHIPSGYEAVSLLEALNGPLTPSPSAPPIHRIGDGPDHSPLPSFGPEGRTLPVRAVSPLERVCDSASQALKLNKSTSKSLLQNSSILHEEDEEKSFCNGQIPVSPRKPSNQEVEDCGVTPESENVTLSSSGAVDQSSCTGTPLSSTITSPEDSVDQDAEGNAVAKEQVESAGHDSGNNGWWLGTVTALVSDNNNVQPSLRGLDNQPCPHIALPGTPLTEERIEHPLSIPSNTELEDGRDLNLIYGPLVV, translated from the exons ATgtcgatggcagcaagtgtttg GGTGTCGCCGATTGTGTCGGTGTCGGCAAGTGTGTCGGTGTTGGcgggtgtcggtgagtgtgtcggtgtcggCGAGTTTGTCGGTATCACCGAATGTGTTGTCGAGGATGTTGCGAGTGTGTCGAAGTTGGTCGGTGTCGGCAAGTGTGCCGGCGAGTGTgtcgatggcagcaagtgtttg AATGCGGACGGCTACTGCTCGGTAAAACCGCTCAAACAGAAGCAAGTG gTCGATGGGGTCAGTTATCTGCTACAGGAAATCTATGGAATTGAAAATAAATATAATTCCCAGGAATCGAAG GTAGCTGATGATGAGCTGAGCGATAACAGCGCTGAGTGTGTGGTGTGTCTGTCCGATGTGCGGGACACACTAATCCTCCCGTGTCGACACCTCTGTCTGTGTAACGCCTGCGCAGACACACTGCGGTACCAGGCAAACAACTGTCCCATCTGTCGCCTCC cgtTCCGAGCACTCCTACAGATCAGGGCAATGAGGAAGAAGTTGAACCCTCTGACCCCGAGCGGTTACACCCCGGTCATCGCATCCCAGGTGTCCGAGTGCGATGATCATTCG TCCTCTGATCACATCCCCTCGGGCTATGAGGCTGTCTCTCTGCTCGAGGCCCTGAATGGCCCTCTCACTCCTTCTCCATCAGCCCCTCCCATTCACCGAATCGGAGATGGTCCTGACCACAGTCCACTGCCTTCCTTTGGGCCTGAGGGGCGCACTCTTCCTGTGCGGGCCGTGTCTCCGCTGGAAAGGGTTTGTGACAGTGCCAGCCAAGCGCTCAAGCTCAACAAAAGCACATCCAA GTCGCTATTACAGAACTCCTCCATTCTTCACGAGGAAGATGAAGAGAAATCATTCTGCAATGGGCAGATCCCAGTGTCCCCCCGTAAACCGTCCAATCAAGAAGTTGAG GATTGTGGTGTAACACCCGAGAGTGAGAATGTGACGCTTTCGTCCTCTGGAGCCGTTGACCAGTCCTCATGTACCGGGACCCCGCTCTCCTCCACCATCACATCACCTGAAG ACTCGGTGGATCAGGACGCTGAG GGTAACGCTGTTGCCAAGGAGCAGGTGGAATCGGCTGGGCACGACTCCGGAAACAATG GATGGTGGCTGGGAACTGTCACCGCTCTAGTCAGTGACAATAACAATGTGCAGCCGAGCCTGAGGGGATTGGACAATCAGCCCTGTCCACACATTGCTCTGCCTG